CTTTTACGCGCTGAATTCTGAGGTTGATTATTATTAATTAATTTAAATGTAGCGTCGCTGTCTTTGCGGATGTGGCGGCACACGCATTATCCTGCATTGTTTACAGTAATTATTACCGAATCATGTATTTTATACAAATGCTCAGTCACCAGTATTATCAATGAGGAAGAACCGATGTCGAGAGCCACGTTGGTTGAGCGACTACATTCGACAGGCTCATGTCAGGTAAGTCGCTCGACTACGATTGTATGAGAAAAGGAGGCTTCTAATTTGACCTATACCAAATTCATTTTATAAAATGCTACATGAGCATTTCACGTCGACATTTTTTGAAGGCCTCTGTCGGTTCGGCAGCGCTGGCATCCTCCCCCGCAGCAATGGCGCAAGTTGTTGCAGGCAGTAAGGTGCAAAAGCGAAAATTCGGACGCCATGACGATTTGGTGAGTGTGGTCGGCATTGGTGGACATACCCTCTATTTATCTGGCTCGCAAGACGACGCCAACGAGATCTGCGCTAAGGCAATCGACCACGGCATCAACTTTTTTGACAACGCTTGGTGCTACCACGACAACGAGGCAGAGGTCTACATGGGCAACGCGCTCAAGGGCAAGCGGGACAAGGCCTTTCTAATGACGAAGCTCTGCCCTTACCACATCGGGAAACGCGATTTGGTGCCAACCCTGGCAGGTTCGATGAAGGGTATTGAAGATTCATTGCGCCGCCTGAAAACCGACCATTTGGATCTGTTAATGATGCATCAGGTCTCCCATGACGACGTCAAGGATGCCTATCGCAATGAAGGCGCGATTGAAGCCCTGGAACTCGCGAAGCAACAAGGCAAAATCCGTTACGCAGGATTCACGGGGCATTCCGACCCAAAGATACACATTGAAATGATCGAGCAAGGCTACGAATGGGATGCTATGCTGATTCCGATCTCCGCTCAAAATGCGATGAATTCTAGAGCATTTGAGAAGGTCATTCCACTTTGTGGAGAAAAGGGCATCGCAGTCTTCGGTATGAAGGGCTTTGGCGGCAGTCGTCGAACGAACCTACATAAAAAGACTACCGTCGAAGAAGTCCTACGCTACTCTTTGAGTTACGAGCCTGTTTGCACGCAATTGATCGGTATTGATCGCTTGGAGTTTCTCGATAAAGCCATCGTGGCGGGCTCCACGATTCAGCCGATGTCAGCAAAAGAGCGTGGCGCCTATGCTTCCGTGAATGAGCCGACTGAACAGAATTATGCAGAGCTCATGTATGGCGAAACAGTCTATCATGCTGGATGCCATCAGGACTGCAGCCACAGCCGAGCTTGATGTGACCGAAATGGCTTCAGTCTAACTTCTAACTACTGCCTCCTAACTCCTCTTTTTAGGATGAGCAATCCTTCTAGTGTAGCGGAGCCCGCGAAGCGGTTTTGATCTTCGCAGTGACTGAGGTTGATGTGGCCGAAATGGCTTCGCCAATCCGCTACG
The window above is part of the Lentimonas sp. CC4 genome. Proteins encoded here:
- a CDS encoding aldo/keto reductase, giving the protein MSISRRHFLKASVGSAALASSPAAMAQVVAGSKVQKRKFGRHDDLVSVVGIGGHTLYLSGSQDDANEICAKAIDHGINFFDNAWCYHDNEAEVYMGNALKGKRDKAFLMTKLCPYHIGKRDLVPTLAGSMKGIEDSLRRLKTDHLDLLMMHQVSHDDVKDAYRNEGAIEALELAKQQGKIRYAGFTGHSDPKIHIEMIEQGYEWDAMLIPISAQNAMNSRAFEKVIPLCGEKGIAVFGMKGFGGSRRTNLHKKTTVEEVLRYSLSYEPVCTQLIGIDRLEFLDKAIVAGSTIQPMSAKERGAYASVNEPTEQNYAELMYGETVYHAGCHQDCSHSRA